The genomic window CCGCGGCTTTCGCTCAAGAATATCCTTTAGGCCATCCAATTATTAAAGATGGAATGGAAATACAAGGCGTTTATTTACAACCAATCACAATGGATACAGAAGAAGGGCATCATGCTAAGGCTCATCTGGCAGCCGATAAAGCTGATATCCATTTAGAAGCTGATATTCATGCCGTGGAAGATAACCCTAATGGTTTCGCCGAAGGAGATTGGATCCCTTATCTAACTATTGAATATACTGTAACTAAACTCGGTGATAAACCACAAACACAATCAGGCACATTTATGCCAATGGTTGCTAGTGATGGTCCACATTATGGTGAAAATATTAAATTAGATGGCAATGGCAAATACCGCGTTGTTTATAAAGTTTATCCACCTTCACATAATGAAAAAGTGGAATTTGGCCGTCACATTGATAAAGAAACTGGTGTTGCTCCATGGTTCAAACCATTTGAAGTACAATGGGACTTCGACTATGCCGGCATAGGCCGTAAAGGTAGTTATTAACCATTTTTTGTAATCCATAAATTCAAGGTAAAAATAACACTTGAGTTTTTCGGAATATAAATTAAGGGTTTTTAGGGCTAGCCGCTGTTTCATAATTGCGATAGCCCTTTTTGTTTTAGCCCGATGATATTTATTTAAACTGATATCTATTAGAGCCAATATTATGAGAACACTACTAAGCTTTGCTTTACTGGCCTGTTCCTTATTTATTTCTAGCTCCACTTTTGCAGCTGAAAAGTTCACTGTTGAATTAGAAATGAAAAATGGCGATCTCATTCCTCGTGTGCTTGAAGTGCCAGCCAAAACCATTATTCGTATCAAAATCACAAATACAGGAACTGAGCCTGCTGAATTTGAAAGTACACAGTTACGAAAAGAAAAAGTCCTCGCACCAGGAGCAAGCTCTGTTGTGGTTATTGCGCCATTAAAACCAGGTAGTTATACCTTTTTCGATGACTTCCACCTTTCTCACCCTAAAGGTGAGATCATAGCGAAATAAACAACGTAGGTTAATTATGGGTCAGGTTTTATTTGTTGTATGGCGTGAAAGTTTCGAAGCATTACTGGTCATTGGTATTATCTATGCTTGGATAAAACGCCATCCAGATGCCAAAAATGGAATGAAATACTTATGGGGCGGTGTCGTTCTAGGCCTTGTCATTTCTGTACTACTCGCCTTATTAATTTATGGC from Providencia sneebia DSM 19967 includes these protein-coding regions:
- a CDS encoding cupredoxin domain-containing protein, with the protein product MRTLLSFALLACSLFISSSTFAAEKFTVELEMKNGDLIPRVLEVPAKTIIRIKITNTGTEPAEFESTQLRKEKVLAPGASSVVVIAPLKPGSYTFFDDFHLSHPKGEIIAK
- a CDS encoding iron transporter; this translates as MKFVSKAAISSLALFTAAAFAQEYPLGHPIIKDGMEIQGVYLQPITMDTEEGHHAKAHLAADKADIHLEADIHAVEDNPNGFAEGDWIPYLTIEYTVTKLGDKPQTQSGTFMPMVASDGPHYGENIKLDGNGKYRVVYKVYPPSHNEKVEFGRHIDKETGVAPWFKPFEVQWDFDYAGIGRKGSY